The DNA segment AAGCACCGGTAGTTGTACCTATACAAACACCAACACGCTTGTTTACAAGATCTTGTGGTGTAAGTTGAGCCTGAACCAACGCCTCCTGAACAACCTGCATCAGCATACGAACAGAAAGAGAATCTTCTGAACATGCCGCTGGTGAAAAATTCTGCACCTCAAAAACAGGATACACTACATCCAGTTCACAACTAATTCGTTTAGGTGGCGCAGCAAGACGGGCTCCAGAGTATAGAGTGTCCATAACAGCTGACACCCCTTGCCCTGCAGCACATAAAATCCCCATTCCGGTGACACTGGTACGGCATTTCATACTACGCCTGACGCTCTTCGATAAATGCAGCTAAAGCGTTGAGAGAGGAGAAGGCGACTCGGTCTTCTTCAATATTTTCGATCACTACACCAAAATGCTTTTCTACCAAGACTACAAGTTCTACTGCATCAAGGGAATCCAGACCAAGTCCATCGTCACCAAAAAGAGGCTCATCACCTTTAACTGTTTCAGCCGAAATATCTTCAATATATAACTCATCAAGAATTGCTGTAAGCAACTTGTCGTAAACAGACATATTTTCTCCTTAATTCCACATGTCAAAAAAATTAAAAATTTGGTATGGTTGCATCCACGCGAGCCGCTCAAGAGACGTTGCAAAACGTTGAACATACGGACGGCACAATTCTGTTCTCTTGCCAACATTAGCAGGCACAGAAAACACATCCAGCACATGTGCACGGGCAACACACGCGCCCTCGCGAAGCGTCGCCATTACAGCTACCGGCGCACCCGCAGCAGCCGCAACAGAAATAGGAAACATCGGCAGCTTAACCTGTTCCCCGAAGTATTTTACATCAACGAGATTTTTGTCACCCGGTAAATACCGATCCCCCATAACGCACACAATCTCGTTACGCTTCAAGGCCTTCAACATTTCAATCATTCCACCAAAAGGCCCTGATGGATCGATAATGTTTACTGAAGGCCCACGAATGCCTTGTTGAAAAAAGTGCAGATCAACATTTCCCTGTTCTTGCAACAGCACAACATTAATGGGTACTCCGCCACACGCAAGACCGGCCATGCCTGTCTGCCAGCATCCAACATGGGCAGAAAGAACAATGAGTCCATTACCTTCTGCAAGCAAAGAACGAATACGCTCATTATCCTCTTCCTGAGCTAAAACAGCACCGCGTCCAAGCACTCGATAAATAATGCGATCCAACAAAACCATGCCGAAAGAAAGATTGAGTCGGAACCCTTTCCAGAGTCGCGACAACCAACCGCAAGAGGCAAATCGGCGAGTTAAGTAAGGCTGCGAACGTCGGCGTACCGAAGGAAGTAAGCTGTACCAAGCGGCTACAAATACAAGAACAATGTACGGCGGAATAATTCCACCAATACGTACCAAAAAATAAAAAAACTGATGCCGCAACTGGCCGCCAAGGCTCTTGCTGCTCCATTTAGATGCTGTCATGCTAGTCATGCTGACCTCTAGCCTGCAAACCACTTTGGATAAGGTAAGACAACAACCAAATGATTCCACCGACCAAAACAGCGGCCACGGGTGCCACAATCAAAGACCCGATTACCCATTCCCACAAACGGTCCAACGCCTGATAGCCAAGCGTTTCCATTGATATTTCAGTAAGCCATCGTCCATGGCAAACATAGTGTCCGACCTCAATACAAATGGCAGGCACAAAAGGTGGAATACATAACTGACTGACGGCCAGCCCGCATATTTTGTTTAATCGCAACCACCCCGCCAGTAATAAAATACCGATAGAATGCAACCCGATAAGAGGAAGCGTCCCTAAAACCGCGCCCAGCGCGCCAGAAAGAGCCAACTCATGCGGAGTAGCCTCGTCTTCAAGCAGCATACGCAACGAACGAATAGGATGGGTTACGGTAATACCTTCTTCCAGCGAAGAGGAAAACTTACCGTGCGGTAAAGGAAGCATAGAGCGCATTGTCAGTCGCGTGTTAAGCAGACTGATGGTCACATTATCTTTAAGCTTATGAAAGTGAGATACGCGCTCTTCCGACTTTGGATAATATACAGATATCGGCACCGTTTTCAGTGGAATACCAGCCCATGCGGCCTTGGCAAGCACTTCAATTTCAAACGCATACCGAGTTTCACTCAACTTTAGATTATTCAGCAGAGCAACGGGGTACGCCCTGAATCCGCTTTGCGGATCGCTAACATCCCATCCCGTCTGGACTCGCAACCAGAACCGTGAAAATTGACGGCCAAATTTTGATGAACCAGGCACATTCGGCACAGAGAAATCTCGTGCTCCTACGTAAAGCGCATTCTGATCTTCTTCCAGAGCAGCAAAAAAAACTTCAAGATCTTCCGGAAAATGCTGTCCATCTGCATCAATAGTAACAATGTGTGTCTTCCCAAGAGCCGCTGCTTTCTTTGCAGCAGTCAAGATAGCTGCTCCCTTGCCCATGTTCTTCTCATGTTTAACCACATGACAAGGTAAACCGGACAGAGTTTCCGCACCCCCATCAGTGCTGCCGTCGTCAACAACAAGAAGATGCGGATGCTGCTCAAGAACACCGCTTGCCACACTGCGCAACGTTGCACCGTGGTTATATACAGGAATAACGACTAAAATATCATCACGCATTGCTACAACGCCCCGCTTGACCAACGGGAAAGAAAACCCTGATAGAAGTCAGGTGGTGTCACAAGAAGCTCTCTTTCAAGCGTCACCATCAACAACACGGAGTAACCGCGCGTAACAACTTCATCCTGTTCATTGCGAATATAAAATTCATACGACAGCTTGGCGGCTTCACTCCAATGAAGCAATGCCTCAACGGAGCAAGTGTCACCATACTCAAGGGGCTTAATGTAATCGACATGCATCTGCTTGATAGGCGTTACAATCCCCTGCTTGTAAAAATCCATATAGCCAATGCCCAAAGAGTCACCCAGAGCAACTCGGGCGTCTTCAAAATAACTGGGATATCGGCCGTGCCAGACAATGCCCAAAGGATCTACTTCTTCAAATCGAATCCGCCTTTCAACCTTACAGGAAAGCGGCTTTGGTCCATCAGAGGAACGGAAATACGGCTTAATCACACACCCTCCGTACTGCCTGCTACACGGGCGAGCTGCAATGTAAAGGAGGAGGCAACACCATTTTCTGTTGTCAAACGAACATTTACAGAAGAACACTCCTTATTAGCAGGAGTACAAGACACAGCCACGTCCATATCCGGCGATACAGGCTGAACGAACTTTGCATTGCTAATGGCAGAAATTTCCAAGCTGTTTCCACAAATGCGTTCAGCAGTAACCACGCCCATCAACATCTGAACTATGCCAGGCAAAATAGGACGTTCGGGAAAATGGCCTTCAAATCCTACAAACGATACAGGCAGCCGAAAGTGAGATACCCACTGCCCTGTTTCCCCCTGCTGCACCGAGGTCATTGCATTGATAAGTTCTTTACGCACCCTGTTCATTTCTTCTCTCCCTCGGCAACAGACACAACGACAAATTTAACACGTGCATTTATCTCGTTATTCTCTGGCTCTAAATATACAAGCATTGTCGGCATCCATTGAGAACCGACAGATGTATGATTACTGTACGTTGCTTTCCACAACAGTGAAGACTCGTTATACACGGCTGTTTCACCGCGCACGACTTTAGCTACCCCATTGCCCCCAACAGCTTGTCCGAGCTGCTGATCCTCCACTTGGGGATGACCAACGGTAATGTTACCAAGCGGCTGTGGCATAAAAGTATTTGTCAGACAAATTTGTCCTTCGCACCGCTGCAAAATTTTTCTTTGCCCATCAGAACGAGCAGAATCGCTTTCTAAAGGCATATAGTTTACCAACATCCGGCGAACGCTTCTCACCACCAGTTTGCGCACCTGTGATAATCCGATACCGGGTAGCGTCGAATGAAGCTGTTCCCCCTCCGGCATCACAGATACATCAAAAAGCTTGGTCCCTAATTCGGAAAATGTAACAAGTCGGGCAATCCGAGTTACACCGTTTAAATGCATAAGGCCTTGGAAGGTAAAACTCTTGCCGTTGGTCGACACATCTCCGGACAGTCTTATTCGATACATCGCCTTGCTTTGACTCCAATGGGTTACGGCTTCAATAGCAACGTCACCATCAGGAGGCATCGGATGCGGATCGATACTGCCTGCGGAGCACCCCGTCAGCAAGCAACAAAAGAGTACTAATAAACGAATCATCGCACACTCCGACAGCTTTTAGACCGATACAGCATAGGGACAAGAAATAACGCAGCCGGAATAGCTGCTCCAACACCGAGAAGCACGGTTATACCCAGCGAATACATTGCAGGATGCTCTGCAAAAACAAGTGCACCGAATCCAGAAACCGTTGTTAAACCGGAAACCAGTACTGCACGGAGCGTTCCATGCTCAACACCTTCTTTACAGGCATTCACAACAAAAATTCCATAATCAGCAGCAAGGCCGATAATTAGTGGCAACGCTGCAATACTGAATAAGTTGAATGAGGTTCCTGTGACTCTCATTACGCATAATAAAAATGTCAGACCAGTACATAACGGGAGTATTGCAAGCAGAGTCAGCCCTATGTGACGGAAGAACAACAACATCAGCACCGCCATGGAAGCAAAAGCCAATCCGACGAACAGTCGGAAGTCCTGCTCAATTGCTTTACCGAGTTGTTCCCCAAGATTTCTTGCCGAATAAAAATATATCCCCTCAGGCAATTCAGAAGAACGAGCGAGATCACGAATTTCCGGCAGATCTGGCACAAGAGTCTGTACATACTGCCTGCCGTCCTTTTCGGCATACAAAAGCGACGAAATACCGCCGATACCTGCTGCGTTCAAATCTGCCAGTCCAATATCAGCTGGAGTAGTGGTCATCCATTGAAAAAAAGGATCAAAGGCATGAGGAGAAAATCCGTATGTAGATTGCGCATGTAACACTGCCTGCTCCATAGCCGATAACTGACTGGCGGCAAAAGTATTCCACCGGCTACGGTTGGCAGCCCTTTTGTCTTCAGCGGGCAATACGGTCGACAAAGAATATGCATGCTTCACTACGCCGTGTTTACGTAAATACGCGCTGAGCTCTTCGCCTCTTTTAAGAGCCTCTTCCTGTGTTGTTCCTTCTGCAAAAAAAATTGCGGATTCATTTTTCCCACCCCACTCCTGCCGAATAGTATCCTCTGCCTGCAACAAAGTTTTTGGAAAAACACTGAGCGAGCGTAGCTCGTTGTCCATCTGCACATGTCCCCCGTAAAACAAGGCACCGGCGAGCACACCGCAGGTAACGATACAAAGAGGAACATTCCACTCACGTTCACCATCATAAGAGATAGAACTGCCGAACTGATTCGGAACTCGTCTACAACCTGTTTCAATACCAGAACTTGGCACTAGGCAATGAGGAAGAAGAACTAACGCCAGTACTAATCCACAGCACAGACCGACTATGCCGAAATACGCCAATTGCTGAATGCCCGGCATAGCGGAGAAAGCCAATGCACCAAAGGCAGCCAGAGACGTTATGCCACCGAACAGTACCGGACGGGCGACTGCAGCAAGTGTTTCAGCAGGAGTACTGGAACTGTACCGAAAGGCAAAATAGACATGCAGGGCAAAATCAACAGAAATTCCAAGCAGTACTGCACCGAAACCTAAGGTGATAGAAGAAACAACCGACTGGGTAACAGCCAAAACAGAAGATGCAACAAGTAACACAACGCCAGGTACAGCAGCCACCCACAAAATATCCCGAGAGCGGATGAACACAAAAAATATTGCCAGTAAACCGACGAGCGATACCGTAAGCACCACACGCAAGTCCTGCTTAATCGTGCGAGCATTTTCCACAGCAAACTGATGTCCGCTAAATACGGTTGTGCTAATATCTCCAGTCACCGTATCCCGCAGCACTTTCGAAATTCCGGCAAGCATTAATTCAGCATTGCCAGAGTCGGTGGGAGCTACAGAACTTTTCACCAACAACAAAAGTTTCCGCCCGCCGTCCTTCGATAACACGCCCTGCTGCACAGTCACATCTTTTGCAACTCGAAAAGAGCGCAGCAACTCGTATAAAGGCGACAGAAGATGAAATGGATCGTATTGGATAAATTTCTTGGAGACAAAACTGGAAGCATTAAACAAATTCAGATAGTTATCCCGCATCACCGTATCAAGCTCATGCTCAGCAAGCTGCTTTTCTAGCGAGTCTATAACAGCCTGATCAGCCAAAGAGGGAAGAATTCGAACAAATGCTTTCGGGTCCGGCAATACATTGTCCGGTAAACAAGGGGTCAGATTATCTGGTAATGCAGACCGGAGCCTTTTTGCTGCTGCAAACAAAGTCTGTGGAGAGGTATTCTCGCCAGCCTCAAGTTGAATAAAAACCATTCTGGAAAATGGAGCCAACTCCATAAGCTTGAGACTGTACGATAATTCCGGATCGTTGTTGGGCAAAATCATACCGATATCTTCACGCACCTGCATGCGACTTAACATTACGCCACAGCAGACAAGCACCAATACGGCAAAAATAAGCAGCTTTCTTCTATGTGGTACAAGAGCATGGTACCACGCTGCGAAATAATGGATCTGATTCATAATGTATGCAAAGCGTTCCAGACTTCCATGCCCAATCATGGAGTCAGTAAAGAGGCGTCAATATCGGAATTAATTATCGTATCAAAAAAAGTATATGTTGTTACATCGCCATCAGCTTCGATAAACTCAAGCTTGGCAACATCACTCATTGCAGGAGATAAGGTAACCCGTAACTCTCTCAACAAACGGCGTACAACTGTACTCTTCGGAGTCAGAACTAGTTTGAGCGGTTTTTTACTTGCTACAGCAAACTCATATTGTTCGCGAAGCGCATCAAGATCAAAACATGTCCATTTTAGCACCTGTTCTGTCAGAATACGCATTTCAACATCATCCGCCACACGAAACGGTTCATCCGTTCCGGCAAGCGTATTCCAGCGTCGTCCCTGTTTTCCTGCAACAACAAACCCCGCTTTGACGGGTGAAATATATTCCCATCTTAAGCGGTCAGGGCTTTGAAACAACAACACCCCTTGCGACTCTAGAGTGTCATCAAACATAGCCAGTGTCTTGTGCTGCACAAAGCGACATTTCAAGCTCTGTACATTCCCCATTGTCGTCTTAAGCTTATCCAAAACCTCTTCTGTACCTGCATACGCATACGCTCCGCAGGAGAACAACAAGCAAAGACACAACAGAATTACACGCATCATACTTCCGGACCGCCTTCTTCCGGCACGTAAAGTTTTAGACGCACTTCTGCAATCAGCCTTTCACCATGGGTAACGGTGCCATCCACCACGGCAAATCCCTGTAGCAATCCTACAGTTGTAACTGTCACAGTCAAAGAATCACCGGCAACTGCTTTACTAAACACCTTCATTTTGCGAATACCAACGAGATATCCTTCTTTAATATCCTCGTTAGCCTGCGCTAATTGATATCCCTTAAAAGCAGCGTATGCCTGCGCCACCAGCTCGGCATATACAACACTATCAAGTTCAGCGTTTCTGCCGACAAGAATACAGTCTTCGTCAAGCCGAGCGGTAACTACCGCCTGCTCATCTTCAACATGCACGAGACGGTCTACAAGGCGCATAGGCGGCTTATGTGGTAAAATACCTGCAACATCTAATGGCAAAGAGGACACTACTTAGCCTCCTTTTCAGAATCTGTCTTTCCCTTATCAGTATCTTTCTGGGCAGGCCTCCAGCACAGCGGGTCCGAAGCTAAATAGTCCCCTGTTGCCTGATACGCCATCCCTCGACAGCCGTAACATTCATGAGCAAGGTCGCACTCACGACATTCACCTTTGATGTGTTCCCGAACGTTACGTAATTCATGCAACACTCGGCTTTGACTCAGAATATCCGCAAGCGGCTGCGTCCGAATATTACCAACAGAGATATCAACACCAGGACACGGAATAATATCGCCGGAAACCGTTACCGTGCAGGAATATGCATGCCTGTTACAGCACAATCCAACAACGGATGGATGCGGCTCCCAGTGCAGGTCATATCGTTCCCGATCAATGCGGGCCAGCTCTTCAAATAATGCTTGGGTTTCCGGAATGGTAACAGCAAGCTCTGGATGCTTCTGTGCCCGACCTTGCAAGGTAATCATCTCGAAATAAGGAATAATATTCCGATCACGAAGCCAGACCCACATATCCGGCAGTTCATCAATGTTCTGCTTGCAAATGATAGACTGGACCCCCAAAGGAATTTCCGAAGTGGGGTATCCAGCTTCCATCAATAAATCCAGACCGCGTCGAATATCGACATAAGATCCTTTTTTACCGGCTAACCTCTCCTGAACATCGGGACGCATGCTGTTCATCTTTACAACAGGAGCAACCCCCAACGAAAGGAACTCACGTGCCATATCAGCAGTAACGTGCGTACCGTTGGTAAAAAGATCGATTCCTATACCTTTAGCAGCAATTGACCTCATAATGTCCAGCGTATGAGGATATACAAGAGGTTCACCTCCCCCGAGCACAATCACACGACGCACGCCAAGGTCTGCGGCTTCATCCAGCACAGAATAAATTTCATCCAGTGAAAGTTCATCCTCTCTGGCAGAACCGGACTCAGCGTAACAGTAAAT comes from the Halodesulfovibrio marinisediminis DSM 17456 genome and includes:
- a CDS encoding radical SAM/SPASM domain-containing protein; protein product: MPDRPWGSNFSQEDIDAARKENRILSLELELSRECDLNCIYCYAESGSAREDELSLDEIYSVLDEAADLGVRRVIVLGGGEPLVYPHTLDIMRSIAAKGIGIDLFTNGTHVTADMAREFLSLGVAPVVKMNSMRPDVQERLAGKKGSYVDIRRGLDLLMEAGYPTSEIPLGVQSIICKQNIDELPDMWVWLRDRNIIPYFEMITLQGRAQKHPELAVTIPETQALFEELARIDRERYDLHWEPHPSVVGLCCNRHAYSCTVTVSGDIIPCPGVDISVGNIRTQPLADILSQSRVLHELRNVREHIKGECRECDLAHECYGCRGMAYQATGDYLASDPLCWRPAQKDTDKGKTDSEKEAK
- a CDS encoding LpxL/LpxP family acyltransferase produces the protein MTSMTASKWSSKSLGGQLRHQFFYFLVRIGGIIPPYIVLVFVAAWYSLLPSVRRRSQPYLTRRFASCGWLSRLWKGFRLNLSFGMVLLDRIIYRVLGRGAVLAQEEDNERIRSLLAEGNGLIVLSAHVGCWQTGMAGLACGGVPINVVLLQEQGNVDLHFFQQGIRGPSVNIIDPSGPFGGMIEMLKALKRNEIVCVMGDRYLPGDKNLVDVKYFGEQVKLPMFPISVAAAAGAPVAVMATLREGACVARAHVLDVFSVPANVGKRTELCRPYVQRFATSLERLAWMQPYQIFNFFDMWN
- a CDS encoding MMPL family transporter, producing MNQIHYFAAWYHALVPHRRKLLIFAVLVLVCCGVMLSRMQVREDIGMILPNNDPELSYSLKLMELAPFSRMVFIQLEAGENTSPQTLFAAAKRLRSALPDNLTPCLPDNVLPDPKAFVRILPSLADQAVIDSLEKQLAEHELDTVMRDNYLNLFNASSFVSKKFIQYDPFHLLSPLYELLRSFRVAKDVTVQQGVLSKDGGRKLLLLVKSSVAPTDSGNAELMLAGISKVLRDTVTGDISTTVFSGHQFAVENARTIKQDLRVVLTVSLVGLLAIFFVFIRSRDILWVAAVPGVVLLVASSVLAVTQSVVSSITLGFGAVLLGISVDFALHVYFAFRYSSSTPAETLAAVARPVLFGGITSLAAFGALAFSAMPGIQQLAYFGIVGLCCGLVLALVLLPHCLVPSSGIETGCRRVPNQFGSSISYDGEREWNVPLCIVTCGVLAGALFYGGHVQMDNELRSLSVFPKTLLQAEDTIRQEWGGKNESAIFFAEGTTQEEALKRGEELSAYLRKHGVVKHAYSLSTVLPAEDKRAANRSRWNTFAASQLSAMEQAVLHAQSTYGFSPHAFDPFFQWMTTTPADIGLADLNAAGIGGISSLLYAEKDGRQYVQTLVPDLPEIRDLARSSELPEGIYFYSARNLGEQLGKAIEQDFRLFVGLAFASMAVLMLLFFRHIGLTLLAILPLCTGLTFLLCVMRVTGTSFNLFSIAALPLIIGLAADYGIFVVNACKEGVEHGTLRAVLVSGLTTVSGFGALVFAEHPAMYSLGITVLLGVGAAIPAALFLVPMLYRSKSCRSVR
- a CDS encoding acyl-CoA thioesterase — its product is MIKPYFRSSDGPKPLSCKVERRIRFEEVDPLGIVWHGRYPSYFEDARVALGDSLGIGYMDFYKQGIVTPIKQMHVDYIKPLEYGDTCSVEALLHWSEAAKLSYEFYIRNEQDEVVTRGYSVLLMVTLERELLVTPPDFYQGFLSRWSSGAL
- a CDS encoding hotdog family protein, whose product is MNRVRKELINAMTSVQQGETGQWVSHFRLPVSFVGFEGHFPERPILPGIVQMLMGVVTAERICGNSLEISAISNAKFVQPVSPDMDVAVSCTPANKECSSVNVRLTTENGVASSFTLQLARVAGSTEGV
- a CDS encoding phosphopantetheine-binding protein gives rise to the protein MSVYDKLLTAILDELYIEDISAETVKGDEPLFGDDGLGLDSLDAVELVVLVEKHFGVVIENIEEDRVAFSSLNALAAFIEERQA
- a CDS encoding LolA family protein, yielding MMRVILLCLCLLFSCGAYAYAGTEEVLDKLKTTMGNVQSLKCRFVQHKTLAMFDDTLESQGVLLFQSPDRLRWEYISPVKAGFVVAGKQGRRWNTLAGTDEPFRVADDVEMRILTEQVLKWTCFDLDALREQYEFAVASKKPLKLVLTPKSTVVRRLLRELRVTLSPAMSDVAKLEFIEADGDVTTYTFFDTIINSDIDASLLTP
- a CDS encoding DUF2062 domain-containing protein — translated: MRDDILVVIPVYNHGATLRSVASGVLEQHPHLLVVDDGSTDGGAETLSGLPCHVVKHEKNMGKGAAILTAAKKAAALGKTHIVTIDADGQHFPEDLEVFFAALEEDQNALYVGARDFSVPNVPGSSKFGRQFSRFWLRVQTGWDVSDPQSGFRAYPVALLNNLKLSETRYAFEIEVLAKAAWAGIPLKTVPISVYYPKSEERVSHFHKLKDNVTISLLNTRLTMRSMLPLPHGKFSSSLEEGITVTHPIRSLRMLLEDEATPHELALSGALGAVLGTLPLIGLHSIGILLLAGWLRLNKICGLAVSQLCIPPFVPAICIEVGHYVCHGRWLTEISMETLGYQALDRLWEWVIGSLIVAPVAAVLVGGIIWLLSYLIQSGLQARGQHD
- a CDS encoding ApeP family dehydratase: MSSLPLDVAGILPHKPPMRLVDRLVHVEDEQAVVTARLDEDCILVGRNAELDSVVYAELVAQAYAAFKGYQLAQANEDIKEGYLVGIRKMKVFSKAVAGDSLTVTVTTVGLLQGFAVVDGTVTHGERLIAEVRLKLYVPEEGGPEV